A single genomic interval of Chitinophaga sp. 180180018-3 harbors:
- a CDS encoding TonB-dependent receptor, producing MKFTVVLIVVAIIQLKAETFAQKVSINVNNAKLTEVIAQLRKQTDYDFLYNNDIIIHVRPVTMTMKNADLREVLDKCFSGQPVSYSVSNKTVLIMAKPAPQQDNNIPASREQKQRINGTVTDSVTGEPLIGASVVIEGTSLGANTDDKGAFSLDIPGPNAVLVISYVGYQTQKIPVGGQAILHVRLAQLNARLDAVVVVGYGTRTKGAITGAISTVKSDVFESRPLNNSYDALQGTIPGLTITKASGQPGSTTYGFQVRGYSSVNGNDPLVLIDGIPGDINTINTNDIAEVTVLKDAAAAIYGARAANGVIIVSTKRGKKGPPSITYTANIGYKKPTYLRKMQNTMEFARFMDEGLRNAGLNGFSQEVFEKIAANAPPDPNGWNYGVTNYPGFYGYTDWNKVIYKNAIQQIHNISVSGGGKNNSYLLSAGYNCDNGIVRFGENKSNSYNLRLNYDFRLSDHFTVETSSYFDNRAVVTPTLLGSALTNVTRQFPYQPVYNKIGQFYGYQGYEGPAQYLEEGGTQLSNLSRFGSNIKIDYTIIPGLRLTGQAAVRFDYQNGSTTNRTITRHNWEGGVQDVRNTPNSANYSNDKILNKLYQAYLDYNRKFGQNHSINFTGGASLEQTRKEGQSTNGYNFISNDIFTLNLADRTKAAFANFTGYLNNQALGSYFGRLSYTFKEKLIVDFTARVDGSSKFSPEKRWSAIFPSAALAYNLSEESFIKKMNVFDLLKLRLSYGKMGNQEIGTLGLYDYIPLINVSGNYPIGSPNAGLPGANANPASSTRTWETIETRNIGIDVAALQSRLSFSFDYYNKINNDMLVNVAVPALFGATPPSTNQGKLDTKGFEVIVNWKDQVKDFRYSISLQLSDSKNKLVELKNTDSYGEGLNRFRQGYPIYSYFGYVYDGIIKTQEQLDNYKKLQGVPARISIGDVMYKDVDGDGKLTAFGDKTKGLSGDMVYLGNLTPRYTYSANFNLGYKNFDLQIFLQGVGKRNVIYEGPFSQPNTFFWPTLEYYYGKTWSPDRPNAKYPRYLPGNLGYDDVKNYNYRASDLTLQNVAYLRFKVITFGYTIPEALTKRARIRSVRIYFSGQDLFTFSKGTLGGNFDPEDGYRNEGTYPFNKVYSLGLNVKF from the coding sequence ATGAAGTTCACTGTCGTTTTAATAGTAGTAGCCATTATCCAGTTAAAGGCTGAGACCTTTGCCCAGAAGGTCTCCATTAACGTTAATAACGCCAAACTGACCGAAGTGATCGCCCAACTCAGGAAACAGACAGACTATGATTTTCTCTATAATAACGACATAATAATACATGTAAGGCCGGTCACCATGACGATGAAGAACGCAGACCTGCGGGAAGTGCTGGACAAGTGTTTCAGCGGACAGCCGGTCAGCTACTCAGTTTCCAACAAGACAGTGCTGATTATGGCAAAGCCAGCCCCCCAGCAGGACAATAACATCCCTGCCTCCAGGGAGCAAAAGCAGCGGATAAATGGCACTGTCACGGATTCAGTAACAGGTGAACCGCTGATAGGCGCTTCGGTTGTAATTGAAGGAACATCCCTCGGCGCCAATACCGATGACAAAGGCGCTTTCTCCCTGGATATACCAGGTCCGAATGCCGTATTGGTTATTTCTTACGTAGGTTACCAGACGCAAAAGATCCCGGTAGGTGGACAGGCTATCCTGCATGTACGGCTGGCCCAGTTGAATGCCAGACTGGATGCGGTGGTAGTAGTAGGTTATGGAACCAGAACAAAAGGCGCCATCACCGGCGCTATCTCTACTGTAAAGTCTGATGTGTTTGAAAGCAGACCATTAAACAACAGCTACGATGCCTTGCAGGGAACCATACCAGGCCTCACCATCACAAAGGCCAGTGGTCAGCCAGGCAGCACTACCTATGGCTTCCAGGTCAGGGGGTATTCATCGGTGAATGGTAACGACCCATTGGTGTTGATTGACGGTATTCCAGGGGATATCAATACAATTAATACCAATGACATTGCAGAAGTAACGGTGTTAAAAGATGCTGCTGCCGCCATATATGGCGCAAGGGCCGCCAACGGTGTGATCATTGTAAGCACCAAGCGTGGTAAAAAAGGTCCCCCTTCTATAACATACACTGCCAATATTGGTTATAAAAAACCTACCTATCTAAGGAAAATGCAGAATACCATGGAATTTGCCAGATTCATGGATGAAGGATTGCGCAATGCAGGTTTAAATGGTTTCTCTCAGGAGGTGTTTGAAAAGATTGCGGCCAATGCACCACCTGACCCCAACGGCTGGAACTATGGCGTTACCAACTATCCCGGGTTTTACGGGTATACGGACTGGAATAAGGTGATTTATAAAAATGCCATACAACAGATTCATAATATCAGCGTTTCCGGCGGTGGGAAGAATAACAGTTACCTGTTGTCCGCCGGTTATAATTGCGATAACGGCATTGTGCGTTTTGGAGAGAATAAATCCAACAGCTACAATCTCCGCCTTAATTACGATTTCCGGCTCAGTGACCACTTTACCGTGGAAACGAGTTCCTACTTCGACAACAGAGCAGTAGTTACCCCTACGTTGCTTGGAAGCGCCTTGACAAACGTCACAAGACAGTTCCCCTATCAGCCTGTTTACAATAAGATAGGGCAGTTCTACGGGTACCAGGGATATGAAGGCCCTGCCCAATACCTGGAGGAAGGCGGTACACAATTAAGTAACCTGTCCAGGTTCGGGTCCAACATTAAAATAGATTACACCATTATCCCGGGTCTTAGGCTCACCGGACAGGCTGCAGTAAGGTTCGACTATCAGAATGGCAGCACTACCAACCGCACTATTACCCGCCATAACTGGGAAGGAGGTGTGCAGGACGTACGTAATACGCCCAACTCCGCTAATTATAGCAATGACAAGATATTAAATAAGTTGTACCAGGCTTACCTGGATTACAATAGGAAATTCGGACAGAACCACAGCATTAACTTTACCGGCGGCGCCTCCCTGGAACAGACCCGGAAAGAAGGGCAGTCCACAAACGGGTATAATTTTATCAGTAACGATATTTTTACTTTAAACCTGGCAGACAGGACCAAGGCCGCTTTCGCAAACTTTACAGGATACCTGAATAACCAGGCCCTGGGCTCTTATTTCGGCCGCTTGAGCTATACCTTCAAAGAGAAATTGATTGTAGACTTTACGGCGCGTGTGGATGGAAGCTCCAAATTTTCACCGGAAAAGCGGTGGAGTGCAATATTCCCATCCGCAGCATTGGCCTATAATCTTTCAGAGGAAAGCTTCATCAAAAAGATGAATGTATTTGACCTGCTAAAGCTGAGATTATCCTATGGTAAGATGGGGAACCAGGAAATAGGGACATTGGGGCTTTATGACTATATCCCGCTCATTAACGTTAGTGGTAACTACCCGATAGGTTCTCCCAATGCCGGTCTACCGGGTGCAAACGCCAACCCTGCATCTTCCACCAGGACCTGGGAAACCATTGAAACCCGTAATATTGGTATTGACGTTGCTGCGCTGCAATCCAGGCTTTCCTTCTCCTTTGACTATTATAACAAGATCAATAACGATATGCTCGTAAATGTGGCCGTCCCTGCGCTGTTTGGCGCTACTCCGCCTTCCACCAACCAGGGTAAGCTGGACACTAAGGGCTTCGAAGTGATAGTGAATTGGAAAGACCAGGTGAAGGATTTCAGGTACAGCATATCCCTGCAGCTGAGCGATAGTAAGAATAAGCTGGTGGAACTAAAGAATACAGATAGTTACGGAGAAGGGCTTAACCGATTCAGACAAGGGTATCCCATCTACTCTTATTTCGGTTATGTATATGATGGCATTATCAAAACCCAGGAGCAGCTGGATAATTACAAAAAACTCCAGGGAGTTCCTGCCCGTATTTCTATCGGGGATGTAATGTATAAAGACGTGGATGGTGATGGGAAGCTCACAGCATTCGGTGACAAAACCAAAGGACTGTCGGGTGATATGGTGTATTTGGGCAACCTCACTCCCAGGTATACCTATTCCGCTAACTTCAACCTGGGATACAAAAATTTTGACCTGCAGATTTTCCTGCAGGGCGTTGGAAAACGCAATGTGATTTACGAGGGGCCATTTAGTCAGCCCAACACATTTTTCTGGCCAACACTGGAATATTATTACGGCAAAACGTGGTCGCCTGACAGACCCAATGCCAAATATCCCCGCTACCTGCCAGGGAATTTAGGCTATGATGACGTGAAGAATTATAACTACCGCGCTTCCGACCTCACATTGCAGAACGTGGCCTACCTGCGGTTTAAGGTGATCACATTCGGTTATACCATTCCGGAAGCCCTTACAAAAAGGGCCAGGATCAGATCGGTCCGTATCTACTTCAGTGGGCAGGACCTGTTTACCTTTTCCAAAGGCACTCTGGGCGGGAATTTTGACCCGGAAGACGGTTATCGTAATGAAGGTACCTATCCCTTCAACAAAGTGTATTCACTGGGTTTAAATGTAAAATTTTAA
- a CDS encoding RagB/SusD family nutrient uptake outer membrane protein: MKFALSHYRITCLFLCAVTFYFYSCNKDLNLVSQDSITDATFWKTGNDFKLACNNLYNGLDRFGEEDTESDIAFNVPNSVSNGNLQPVETSGQWNTSYGYIRSANTIIEKGAGAADKDIKRYVAEAKFFRAWYYWKLLRIYGGVPLITKVLSTGDPELFTPRATRMETTDLILKDLDEATGDLPLQSDLSSPDIGRISKGAALALAARAALFEGTWEKFRGQTSATQYLDKAIASSGEVINSGAYALYTGSSAQSYRYLFLEPGNDSKESILDRRYARNILGQDAPYMYDQDGYNPTRKLVDMYLDKNGLPITAAGSLFHGYSTFTSEYQDRDPRMTMTMIIPGTLTNRVFYPINKVANWPDKPQRNFNTGYILYKYMSEDPVANNSGRAGDASLFDFDRHLIRYAEVLLIYAEAVFEKNGFISDNDLNLSLNKLRDRVNMPHLTNAFITAHSLDMRTELRRERTVELALEGFRYDDIRRWKTAETELLQDVKGIKITGTDWATRAPYSDPTYLSKVDANGFLIAEKDRKFNPNKDYLQPLPTKEVAFYTANGKTLEQNPGW, encoded by the coding sequence ATGAAATTTGCACTATCACATTATAGGATAACATGTTTGTTCCTGTGCGCTGTCACCTTCTATTTCTATAGCTGTAACAAGGATCTTAACCTGGTATCGCAGGACAGTATCACGGACGCCACTTTCTGGAAAACAGGCAATGATTTCAAGCTGGCGTGTAACAATCTGTACAATGGCCTGGACCGATTTGGCGAGGAAGATACGGAATCGGATATCGCTTTTAATGTTCCTAATTCTGTCAGTAACGGCAATCTGCAGCCAGTAGAAACCTCCGGACAGTGGAACACCAGCTACGGTTATATCAGGTCTGCAAACACTATTATCGAAAAAGGAGCCGGCGCGGCTGATAAGGATATAAAAAGATATGTAGCGGAAGCAAAATTTTTCAGGGCCTGGTACTACTGGAAATTGTTGCGGATTTATGGTGGTGTCCCCCTCATTACCAAAGTGCTGTCCACGGGCGACCCTGAATTGTTTACGCCGCGCGCCACTCGCATGGAGACTACTGACCTGATCCTAAAAGACCTGGATGAAGCTACAGGTGATTTGCCCCTGCAGTCTGACCTTTCCTCTCCCGATATCGGCAGGATAAGCAAAGGCGCAGCGCTGGCACTGGCAGCAAGGGCGGCCCTTTTTGAAGGTACCTGGGAAAAATTCCGTGGCCAAACCAGCGCCACCCAATACCTGGATAAGGCTATCGCCAGTTCCGGGGAGGTGATCAACAGTGGCGCCTATGCGCTATATACCGGCAGCAGCGCTCAGAGCTACCGCTACCTCTTCCTGGAACCGGGTAACGATTCCAAAGAGTCCATACTGGACAGAAGGTATGCTCGCAACATACTGGGACAAGACGCGCCCTATATGTACGACCAGGATGGCTATAACCCAACGCGGAAGCTGGTGGACATGTACCTTGACAAAAACGGACTGCCTATCACCGCCGCCGGTAGCTTGTTTCACGGCTATAGCACCTTCACTTCCGAGTACCAGGACAGGGATCCACGTATGACCATGACCATGATTATCCCCGGTACATTAACCAATAGGGTGTTCTATCCCATAAATAAGGTGGCCAACTGGCCGGATAAGCCCCAGCGAAACTTCAATACAGGGTATATCTTATATAAATATATGTCGGAAGATCCAGTGGCTAATAATTCTGGCCGCGCAGGAGATGCCAGCCTGTTTGATTTTGATCGTCACCTGATCCGCTATGCAGAAGTACTGCTGATCTACGCTGAGGCAGTATTTGAAAAGAATGGTTTCATCAGCGATAATGACCTTAACCTTTCTTTAAACAAGCTAAGGGATAGGGTGAATATGCCGCATCTGACCAATGCATTTATAACTGCCCATAGCCTGGACATGCGTACGGAGCTGAGGCGGGAGCGCACAGTTGAACTAGCCCTCGAAGGATTCAGGTATGATGATATCCGCCGCTGGAAAACAGCGGAGACAGAACTGCTGCAGGATGTAAAGGGAATTAAGATTACTGGTACCGATTGGGCTACACGAGCGCCTTATAGCGATCCTACCTACTTATCCAAAGTGGATGCAAATGGTTTCCTCATAGCGGAGAAAGACAGGAAATTCAATCCCAACAAGGATTATCTGCAACCGCTACCTACAAAGGAGGTAGCTTTTTATACCGCTAATGGCAAAACACTCGAACAGAATCCCGGTTGGTAA